One genomic region from Syntrophales bacterium encodes:
- the rpsO gene encoding 30S ribosomal protein S15: MLDESKKKDIISTYKKHDNDTGSPEVQIALLSARIEYLTEHFKVHKKDHHSRRGLLKLVGKRRRLLDYLKNTQIDRYRDIIQRLGLRR, from the coding sequence GTGTTAGACGAAAGCAAGAAAAAGGACATTATCAGCACATACAAAAAGCATGACAATGACACGGGTTCCCCCGAGGTACAGATCGCCCTGCTCAGCGCGCGTATCGAATACTTGACGGAACACTTCAAGGTACACAAAAAAGATCATCATTCCCGCCGGGGCCTGCTGAAGCTGGTCGGAAAACGGCGGCGCCTGCTGGACTACTTAAAAAATACCCAGATAGACCGTTACCGGGACATTATCCAGCGACTCGGCCTGAGACGGTAA
- the truB gene encoding tRNA pseudouridine(55) synthase TruB, with translation MTGHERTEERKADMSGIVVVDKPAGKTSFDVVRDLRKILGIRKIGHTGTLDPLATGVLPLCINEGTKMAPFLAEDDKEYRATMMLGITTDTQDITGTVLSGRDPGNVTRQALESAAGAFVGRMEQKVPRYSAAKYRGRPHHRWARNGVVLDTPVKEITIHGIEIESFSLPYVTFMVACSKGTYIRTLCNDMGARLGCGAALASLRRTRSGRFCEKNALRLDDLVNGGGARMVRDNLVPLERVLDTCRAITVDDELARRIREGYQPEGGILKKAAIPAVDRGDLVRLVRDDGRMVAVARMMLSPEALKTAGAREQILKLVRVFN, from the coding sequence ATGACCGGACATGAGCGGACCGAGGAACGAAAGGCGGATATGAGCGGCATCGTCGTTGTGGACAAGCCGGCGGGCAAGACCTCCTTCGATGTCGTACGGGACCTGCGAAAGATACTGGGAATTCGAAAAATCGGACACACGGGAACGCTCGATCCCCTGGCAACGGGAGTACTTCCCCTCTGCATCAATGAGGGAACGAAAATGGCGCCTTTTCTCGCGGAGGACGACAAGGAATACCGGGCCACAATGATGCTGGGCATCACCACCGACACACAAGACATAACAGGCACCGTCCTGTCCGGGCGGGACCCGGGAAACGTAACGCGGCAGGCGTTGGAATCGGCGGCCGGAGCCTTCGTGGGAAGAATGGAGCAGAAAGTTCCCCGTTATTCAGCAGCGAAATACCGGGGCAGGCCACACCATCGCTGGGCAAGAAACGGGGTTGTCCTCGATACTCCGGTGAAGGAAATCACCATTCACGGCATCGAGATTGAGTCATTTTCACTGCCTTATGTCACGTTTATGGTGGCCTGTTCGAAGGGGACATACATCCGGACCCTGTGCAACGACATGGGGGCCCGTCTCGGCTGCGGAGCAGCCCTGGCGAGTCTCAGGAGAACCCGAAGCGGCCGGTTCTGTGAAAAGAACGCTCTTCGTCTGGATGACCTGGTCAACGGTGGGGGCGCCCGTATGGTGCGGGACAACCTGGTCCCCCTTGAGCGGGTGCTCGACACCTGCCGAGCCATAACCGTCGACGACGAACTGGCCCGCAGAATTCGGGAAGGGTATCAACCGGAGGGTGGCATTCTGAAGAAGGCGGCCATCCCGGCGGTGGACCGGGGAGACCTGGTCCGGCTGGTACGCGATGACGGACGGATGGTTGCCGTAGCGCGGATGATGCTGTCTCCGGAAGCGCTGAAGACGGCAGGGGCACGGGAACAGATACTCAAGCTTGTTCGTGTTTTTAACTGA
- the rbfA gene encoding 30S ribosome-binding factor RbfA gives MTHKRADRVADLIKAELSRLILRDVADPRIQNLTVTGVKMSDDLRFARIFFVRMGEEGYTKETAEGLKKATSFFKRELGKHLKLRYVPNIEFTFDESFDYGARIERILTRIETPAADRVADAIRQSRSLLLASHVRPDGDAIGSLLALSHVLRGMGKEALVFCQDKVPDIYRFLPGVGAIAHTLGSVDRFDAVVLLDCNEPERIGTEAEKIKSVDRLIIIDHHRPNDTEGPLSLIDTTVSSTGELLVRIIDRLGVPLTTEVAVNIYTAVITDTGSFRYSNTGRDTFVLAARLVDAGADPREVSENIYETRALTAVRLMTRALGTLRLSHGGMVGSVVLDQATMREERALPEHAEGIVDQVRAIEGIRIALTYFEMVDGSWKVSFRSKGSADVERAARVFGGGGHRNASACRIAGSLEDVRNRVDAVVADHLDDEEAGENDRT, from the coding sequence ATGACTCATAAGAGGGCAGACCGGGTAGCCGATCTCATAAAGGCGGAGCTGTCGCGTCTGATACTTCGCGACGTCGCCGATCCCCGAATTCAGAATCTTACCGTAACGGGCGTAAAGATGTCCGACGACCTGCGGTTTGCCCGGATATTTTTTGTCAGGATGGGAGAAGAAGGCTACACAAAGGAAACGGCGGAGGGGCTTAAAAAGGCTACGAGCTTTTTCAAGCGGGAACTGGGAAAGCACCTGAAGCTTCGGTACGTGCCGAATATCGAATTCACCTTCGACGAATCCTTCGACTACGGGGCGCGCATAGAGCGGATTCTGACCAGGATCGAGACTCCCGCGGCGGATCGGGTGGCCGATGCCATCCGCCAGTCCCGGTCGCTCCTGCTCGCGTCTCATGTGCGTCCCGACGGAGACGCCATAGGCTCTCTTCTTGCCCTTTCCCACGTCCTTCGGGGCATGGGCAAGGAGGCTCTCGTTTTCTGCCAGGACAAAGTACCCGACATATACCGGTTTCTTCCGGGAGTCGGCGCGATTGCCCACACGCTCGGTTCCGTGGACCGGTTCGACGCGGTTGTTCTGCTCGACTGTAACGAACCGGAGAGGATCGGGACTGAAGCCGAAAAAATCAAGTCCGTGGACAGGCTGATCATCATCGATCACCATCGTCCGAACGATACTGAGGGGCCCCTTTCCCTGATCGACACCACGGTCAGTTCGACGGGAGAACTGCTGGTGCGCATCATCGACAGGCTGGGTGTTCCCCTGACGACAGAGGTTGCCGTGAACATTTACACGGCGGTGATCACCGACACGGGCTCTTTCAGGTATTCAAACACCGGCCGGGACACCTTCGTCCTTGCCGCCCGGCTCGTGGATGCCGGCGCTGATCCCCGGGAGGTATCGGAAAACATTTATGAGACACGGGCGCTTACAGCCGTGAGACTCATGACCCGGGCCTTGGGAACCCTGCGCCTGAGCCATGGGGGAATGGTCGGCTCCGTGGTCCTGGACCAGGCCACCATGAGAGAAGAGCGGGCCCTGCCCGAGCATGCCGAAGGCATCGTCGATCAGGTCCGGGCCATCGAAGGGATCCGCATAGCCCTGACATACTTCGAAATGGTCGACGGATCCTGGAAGGTCAGTTTCAGGTCAAAGGGATCGGCGGACGTGGAACGGGCGGCCCGGGTCTTCGGGGGAGGAGGCCACCGAAACGCATCAGCCTGCAGGATTGCGGGAAGTCTGGAAGATGTGAGAAACAGGGTTGATGCCGTTGTGGCCGACCATCTGGATGATGAGGAGGCCGGAGAGAATGACCGGACATGA
- a CDS encoding DUF503 domain-containing protein, which translates to MVVGTGIIKLFIPECRSLKEKRAVVRKVTARVRNTFNISMAEVGDNDNWKRCTLGFAVVGNERGHIDSTMSTIMNYMEDLRLVEIVDAKKELLTLSDYGEDVYLREGKFDDS; encoded by the coding sequence GTGGTAGTGGGAACAGGCATAATCAAGTTATTTATACCCGAGTGCCGGTCGCTGAAGGAAAAGCGCGCCGTGGTACGAAAAGTGACGGCCCGTGTTCGAAATACCTTTAATATATCCATGGCGGAAGTCGGCGATAACGACAACTGGAAACGATGCACCCTGGGCTTTGCCGTCGTGGGAAACGAACGGGGGCACATCGATTCCACCATGAGTACCATCATGAATTATATGGAAGACCTTCGTCTGGTTGAAATAGTGGACGCGAAAAAAGAACTGCTCACCCTGTCCGATTACGGCGAAGATGTCTATCTTCGAGAAGGTAAGTTCGATGACTCATAA
- the infB gene encoding translation initiation factor IF-2 — protein MPKKRVYDLAKELAIETKELIARLEKIGIAVKSHSSTLEKSDVDRAKREFALGEPDKVVEKRVKSTVIRRRAVRKEKPAPPVVEETPEDSKASEAATPEPAAVELAAPEPTAPEPSAPAEEERRAPEKPKEVKRDKVADKSPVQPEADVIPIPPEAEKELEEKEKPATAAEDAVPEAKKRKRPVPVPVEEVPARKKAFVKQIVERKERRGRKERDPEAVVAWKAQRKPVAVVPKKTEITTPKAIKRRIKVDEAIQVGDLAKRMGVKTNEVISKLMGMGMMVTINQSIDADVATLVAGEFGYQVETVTFEYDEVIPKTEATPEKLRPRAPVVTVMGHVDHGKTSLLDVIRKTNVIDDETGGITQAIGAYHVHINDRDIVFLDTPGHEAFTTMRARGAKVTDIVVLVVAADDGVMDQTVEAINHSRAAGVPIIVAVNKIDKPGADRERIRTQLSQHGLVPEDWGGDTIFADVSAKENRGIDDLLELILLQADILELKADPDRPAQGIIIESKLDKGRGPVATVIIQEGTLHEGDAFVSRTEYGKVRAMIDDQGKRVSSAGPSTPIEVIGFSKVPSVGIDFVCVEDEKKAREIGEYMARKEREKKLSMTSKVTLEQLYERIKEGAKELRVVLKGDVQGSIEALSEALQKISTDEIKLSIIHASVGTINENDVMLASASEAVIIGYRVRPDARIIDLAEQEGVDLKFYEIIYEAIAEVRAAMEGLLEPLYEEEREGTAEVREIFRIPKVGVIAGSYVTSGKLARSSLLRLIRDGIVIHNGKFLSLKRFKDDVKEVASGYECGIGVDGFDDIRVGDIVETYTKRKVERTLEGTKG, from the coding sequence ATGCCCAAAAAAAGAGTGTACGACCTTGCAAAAGAACTCGCCATCGAAACGAAAGAACTCATCGCTCGCCTGGAAAAAATCGGCATAGCCGTGAAGTCTCATTCCAGTACTCTCGAAAAGAGTGACGTCGATCGTGCCAAGCGGGAATTTGCCTTGGGCGAACCTGACAAAGTTGTAGAAAAGCGTGTAAAATCAACGGTTATTCGCCGAAGAGCAGTTCGGAAAGAAAAGCCGGCGCCACCCGTCGTGGAAGAAACGCCGGAGGACAGCAAAGCCTCTGAAGCCGCGACGCCTGAACCTGCGGCAGTTGAACTTGCGGCACCGGAACCCACGGCACCCGAGCCTTCGGCACCGGCGGAAGAAGAACGGCGAGCGCCTGAAAAACCGAAAGAAGTCAAACGCGATAAAGTCGCCGACAAGTCACCGGTTCAGCCGGAGGCGGACGTGATTCCGATCCCTCCCGAGGCGGAGAAAGAACTGGAGGAGAAAGAAAAACCGGCCACAGCCGCCGAGGACGCCGTCCCGGAAGCGAAAAAGAGGAAGCGGCCCGTTCCCGTCCCCGTGGAGGAAGTGCCCGCCCGCAAGAAGGCCTTTGTCAAACAGATCGTGGAACGAAAGGAACGGCGTGGCAGGAAGGAACGGGACCCCGAAGCGGTCGTTGCCTGGAAGGCACAGAGAAAGCCGGTTGCCGTCGTCCCCAAAAAAACGGAAATCACCACGCCCAAAGCGATTAAAAGGCGGATAAAGGTGGACGAAGCTATCCAGGTCGGCGATCTGGCAAAGAGAATGGGTGTAAAAACAAACGAGGTGATCTCGAAGCTCATGGGCATGGGCATGATGGTAACCATAAACCAGTCCATCGACGCCGACGTGGCGACGCTGGTGGCCGGTGAGTTCGGATACCAGGTGGAAACGGTGACTTTCGAATACGATGAGGTTATCCCCAAGACAGAAGCCACGCCCGAGAAGCTCCGTCCCCGGGCCCCGGTGGTAACCGTCATGGGACATGTGGATCACGGTAAAACATCCCTCCTGGACGTTATCCGGAAGACCAACGTCATTGACGACGAAACGGGGGGAATCACCCAGGCCATCGGCGCCTACCACGTTCATATCAACGACCGGGACATTGTTTTCCTTGATACGCCGGGCCATGAAGCCTTTACCACCATGCGTGCCAGAGGCGCCAAAGTAACCGACATCGTGGTTCTTGTTGTCGCGGCCGACGACGGGGTCATGGACCAGACCGTGGAGGCCATCAACCACTCTCGTGCCGCCGGTGTTCCCATTATCGTGGCCGTCAACAAAATCGACAAACCCGGAGCCGACAGGGAAAGGATCCGGACTCAATTGTCCCAGCACGGTCTGGTCCCGGAAGACTGGGGCGGCGACACCATATTCGCGGATGTTTCAGCCAAGGAGAATCGAGGGATCGACGACCTGCTCGAACTGATCCTGCTTCAGGCAGACATTCTGGAACTCAAGGCCGATCCCGACAGGCCCGCCCAGGGCATCATCATCGAAAGCAAGCTCGACAAGGGCCGGGGGCCCGTGGCGACGGTCATCATACAGGAGGGAACGCTTCACGAGGGAGACGCCTTTGTTTCAAGAACAGAATACGGAAAAGTGCGGGCCATGATTGACGACCAGGGGAAAAGAGTCTCATCGGCCGGCCCCTCGACGCCCATCGAAGTTATCGGTTTCTCGAAAGTTCCTTCCGTGGGCATCGATTTCGTCTGCGTTGAGGATGAGAAGAAAGCCAGGGAAATAGGAGAGTACATGGCCCGTAAGGAGCGGGAGAAAAAGCTTTCCATGACCTCCAAGGTCACCCTGGAACAGCTCTATGAGCGGATTAAAGAAGGGGCGAAGGAACTCAGGGTTGTACTCAAGGGCGACGTGCAGGGATCCATCGAGGCTCTTTCGGAAGCCCTGCAGAAAATCAGCACAGATGAAATCAAGCTCTCCATTATTCACGCCTCGGTGGGAACTATTAACGAGAATGACGTCATGCTCGCCTCCGCTTCAGAGGCGGTCATCATAGGCTACCGGGTCCGTCCCGACGCCCGCATTATTGACCTGGCAGAACAGGAAGGCGTGGATCTCAAGTTTTATGAAATCATATACGAAGCCATCGCTGAAGTCAGGGCCGCAATGGAAGGTCTCCTGGAACCCCTGTACGAAGAAGAGCGAGAAGGCACCGCGGAGGTACGGGAAATCTTCAGGATCCCCAAGGTGGGTGTCATAGCCGGCAGTTATGTCACAAGCGGCAAACTGGCGAGAAGCTCCCTTCTCCGGCTTATCAGGGACGGGATTGTCATACACAACGGCAAGTTCCTATCCCTGAAACGATTCAAGGACGACGTCAAAGAGGTCGCGTCGGGGTATGAGTGCGGCATCGGCGTTGACGGGTTCGATGACATACGGGTAGGGGACATCGTTGAAACCTACACGAAACGGAAAGTTGAGCGGACTCTCGAGGGAACGAAGGGTTGA